In a single window of the Agrobacterium fabrum str. C58 genome:
- a CDS encoding ATP-binding protein — protein sequence MNNDTSHNASRMDENERRSGEQPANRMLGRVIACNGAHATIAAETEPGSTDVSQLWSVGRLISIEMGTSRVTALVFSMRTGDDHWAADKPNRLLIDVELVGEVYRTEDGSERFSTGISRYPYLGAVAHRIRTSDLAKIYDSGKRDACVIGKLTQDDTINAAISIPQMLAKHFAVVGSTGVGKTTAVSLLLNKAIETDPKLRVLILDPHNEFAAAFPDHSVVIDTDTLDLPFWLMRLEEFAEVIFRGRKPVPEEMDFLRDLIPEAKKAFRGTEGSAVRRTSDKSAITPDTPVPYRIADLLALIDERIGRLEGRGEKPALRTLKGRILSAVNDTRYNFMFSSNTINDNILETVAHIFRIPGEGKPISVFQLSGIPSEVVNSVVSVLCRMSFELAVLARGSLHMLIVCEEAHRYVPADPERGFFPTRQSIAQIAKEGRKYGISLGVISQRPSELDQTILSQCSTVFAMRLSNEIDQKIILSAVPNASTSTTSFLSSIGNGEAIAFGEAVNVPMRMRFDRVATAKLPKASGTSSHMNHETPDTVDLNSIVTRMRATAKPVITGFQQSVEAAFSDQPEPSVFQTADDIDRWKRELGTPATGGYEPYRPDMLPGRTPPVPSNAASTDPTAGAVNDLRKAGFQMQAQNGPPPGETRPSLRESLLKKPLGSLYRKD from the coding sequence GTGAATAACGACACGTCTCATAACGCGTCCCGCATGGACGAAAACGAACGGCGATCCGGCGAGCAACCGGCAAACCGCATGCTCGGCCGCGTCATCGCGTGTAACGGCGCGCACGCCACCATTGCCGCAGAAACGGAACCCGGCTCCACCGATGTGTCGCAGCTCTGGTCCGTCGGACGCCTGATCTCCATCGAAATGGGCACGAGCCGTGTCACCGCGCTGGTCTTTTCCATGCGCACCGGCGACGACCACTGGGCAGCGGACAAGCCAAACAGGCTGCTGATCGACGTGGAACTCGTGGGTGAAGTGTATCGCACCGAAGACGGCAGCGAACGTTTTTCCACCGGCATCTCCCGTTACCCTTATCTCGGCGCGGTGGCGCACCGCATCCGCACCAGCGACCTTGCAAAGATTTACGACAGCGGCAAACGCGATGCCTGTGTCATCGGCAAGCTGACGCAGGACGACACGATCAACGCGGCGATCAGCATTCCTCAGATGCTTGCCAAACATTTCGCCGTCGTCGGATCGACGGGCGTGGGCAAGACCACCGCCGTTTCGCTGCTTCTGAACAAGGCGATCGAGACCGACCCGAAACTGCGCGTCCTCATTCTCGATCCGCATAATGAATTCGCGGCTGCTTTTCCCGATCATTCCGTCGTCATCGATACCGATACGCTGGACCTTCCCTTCTGGCTGATGCGGCTCGAGGAATTTGCCGAGGTGATTTTCCGCGGCCGCAAGCCCGTGCCGGAAGAGATGGATTTCCTCCGGGACCTCATTCCCGAAGCAAAAAAGGCATTTCGCGGCACCGAAGGTTCCGCCGTCCGCCGTACATCCGACAAGAGCGCGATCACGCCGGATACGCCGGTGCCATACCGCATCGCCGATCTTCTCGCCCTCATCGATGAGCGCATCGGAAGGCTGGAAGGCCGCGGCGAAAAACCCGCCTTGCGCACGCTGAAGGGCCGCATCCTCTCGGCCGTCAACGATACGCGCTATAATTTCATGTTCTCGAGCAATACGATCAACGACAACATTCTCGAGACGGTCGCGCATATCTTCCGCATCCCCGGGGAAGGCAAGCCGATTTCGGTTTTCCAATTGTCAGGCATCCCCTCCGAAGTGGTGAATTCGGTGGTCTCGGTGCTCTGCCGCATGTCCTTCGAGCTGGCGGTTCTGGCGCGCGGTTCGCTGCATATGCTTATCGTCTGCGAAGAAGCGCACCGTTATGTTCCGGCTGATCCCGAGCGTGGCTTTTTCCCCACCCGGCAATCCATCGCCCAGATCGCCAAGGAAGGCCGCAAATACGGCATTTCACTCGGCGTCATCAGCCAACGGCCAAGCGAGCTGGACCAGACCATCCTGTCGCAATGCTCGACCGTGTTCGCCATGCGGCTGTCGAACGAGATCGACCAGAAGATCATTCTCTCCGCCGTGCCGAACGCTTCGACCTCGACTACGAGCTTTCTCTCCTCCATCGGCAATGGCGAAGCCATCGCCTTCGGTGAGGCCGTGAACGTGCCGATGCGCATGCGCTTCGACCGTGTAGCCACGGCCAAGCTGCCGAAGGCGAGCGGCACGTCCAGCCATATGAACCATGAAACCCCTGACACGGTCGACCTGAACAGCATAGTCACCCGCATGCGCGCCACGGCCAAACCCGTTATCACCGGCTTCCAGCAAAGCGTGGAAGCGGCTTTTTCCGACCAGCCAGAACCGTCCGTATTCCAGACGGCAGACGACATCGATCGCTGGAAGCGAGAATTGGGAACGCCCGCAACGGGGGGATACGAACCCTACCGCCCGGATATGCTGCCCGGACGCACACCGCCTGTGCCATCCAATGCGGCGTCAACGGACCCCACCGCCGGCGCCGTCAACGATCTGCGCAAGGCGGGTTTCCAGATGCAGGCGCAGAATGGCCCGCCGCCCGGTGAGACGCGCCCCTCGTTGCGCGAAAGCCTGTTGAAAAAACCGCTCGGCAGCCTCTACCGCAAGGATTAG
- the miaA gene encoding tRNA (adenosine(37)-N6)-dimethylallyltransferase MiaA, producing the protein MMKNLDQNFDAILITGPTASGKSALALRLARERNGVVINADSMQVYDTLRVLTARPSDHEMEGVPHRLYGHVPAGSAYSTGEWLRDISGLLSDLRGEGRFPVIVGGTGLYFKALTGGLSDMPAIPDDLREGLRARLIEEGAAKLHAELVSRDPSMAQMLQPGDGQRIVRALEVLEATGKSIRDFQRASGPMIIDPERAQKFIVLPERPVLHDRINRRFEAMMDSGAVEEVQALLALNLAPDATAMKAIGVAQIADMLTGRMGAAEVIEKSAAATRQYAKRQMTWFRNQMGDDWTRIQP; encoded by the coding sequence ATGATGAAAAACCTTGATCAGAATTTTGATGCGATCCTGATAACCGGCCCGACGGCAAGCGGCAAGTCCGCGCTTGCGCTTCGTCTGGCGCGGGAGCGGAACGGCGTCGTCATCAATGCCGACAGCATGCAGGTTTACGACACGCTGCGGGTGCTGACCGCCCGGCCTTCCGACCACGAAATGGAGGGGGTGCCACACCGTCTCTACGGCCATGTGCCCGCTGGCAGCGCCTATTCGACCGGCGAATGGCTGCGGGATATTTCCGGACTGCTTTCGGATCTGCGCGGTGAGGGGCGTTTTCCTGTCATTGTCGGCGGTACGGGGCTTTATTTCAAGGCGCTGACCGGCGGCCTTTCCGATATGCCCGCCATTCCCGATGACCTCCGCGAGGGGCTGCGCGCCCGGTTGATCGAAGAGGGAGCGGCAAAGCTTCACGCCGAATTGGTGAGCCGCGATCCGTCCATGGCGCAGATGCTGCAGCCGGGAGATGGCCAGCGCATCGTCCGGGCACTGGAGGTGCTCGAGGCGACGGGGAAATCGATCCGCGATTTCCAGCGCGCCAGCGGCCCGATGATCATCGATCCCGAGCGGGCGCAGAAATTCATCGTCCTGCCGGAGAGGCCGGTGCTGCATGACCGTATCAACCGCCGTTTTGAGGCGATGATGGACAGTGGTGCGGTGGAGGAGGTCCAGGCGCTTCTTGCGCTCAATCTAGCGCCCGATGCAACGGCGATGAAGGCGATTGGCGTTGCTCAGATCGCCGATATGCTGACTGGGCGCATGGGTGCGGCGGAGGTGATAGAAAAATCGGCGGCTGCGACCCGCCAATATGCCAAACGGCAGATGACCTGGTTCCGCAACCAGATGGGGGATGACTGGACGCGCATCCAGCCGTGA